The region GACTAGTTAATTGAGAAGATAATAACTCTATTGCTTCATCTTTAGTAGTATATTGTTCTGCTGTAACATTTGAGATAACTGGTAAAAATTCATCTTTTAAATATTCATCTAAATATGGTCTTAAATTTTCTACTGCACTTGTAAGTAATTCACAATGACTTGCAACAGACATATCTAATACAATAGCTCTTTTTGCTCCAGCTTCTTTAAATATATCAACTGAATTTTCTAAATCTGCTTTAATACCTGCAAGAACTAATTGTCCATCTTGATTATAGTTAGCTGGCCAGATTTGTTTACCCTCTTTTCTTTGAGCTTCACAAATATCTTCTGCAACTTTATCATCAATACCAACTAATGCCATCATCCCTGCTCCACCATCTGAACAAGCTTCAGTCATAAACTGACCTCTTTTATGTACTAACTCAATTGCATCTAAATAATCAAGAGCCCCAGCAGCAACTAATGCTGAAAACTCTCCAAGTGAATGTCCTAAAACAAACTCTGGCTGAATATCACATTTATCTTTAAATATTTTATTTGCGATTGAACTTACTAATAAAATAGCAGGTTGAGTATATTCTGTTAATCCTAATTTATCATTTTCTTCAAAAAGTAGTTTTTCAAAGTCAATATTTAATCTATCACTAGCTTTTTGGATCATCTCTTTTGCAATATCACTATTTTCAAAGAAGTCTTTTCCCATACCAACTGACTGACTTCCTTGACCTGGAAAAATAAATGCAACTTTCTTCATATCATTACCCTTTATAATTTGATTGTTTAAAAATGAGCAGTATTATACTATTTTTTTATATTCTATAAAATAAAAAAGCCCAAAAGGGATACTTTTGGGCTTTTTATAAAATTTAGTTTGTGATTAGTGACAACCACATCCTCCACCACCGTGAGAATGCCCATGATCGTGTCCACCTTCACTTGAACAACAACCACCTTCACTTTCTCCGTGGCCACCGCCACCACAACAACCACCCATTGCTGCCATTCCACCAACAACACCAGTTTGGATCTCTTCTTCTGTTGCATCTCTTAAAGATTTAATAGTTACAGAGAACATTAAAGTTTTACCAGCCATTGGATGATTATAATCAATTGTAACATCAGAATCTGTAAAAGATTTTACAGTAACTTGAACTGTTTCACCTTGTTCACCTTGACCATATAAAGTCATACCTTCAGCTAATTCAATACCAGCAAATTGCTCTTTTGGAAGAGTTTGCATTGCTTCTTCATTGTACTCACCATAAGCATCAGCAGGTTGAACCATTACATCAGCAGACTCATTTTCTGCCATCTCAACAAGTTTAGTTTCTAAACCTGCAATAATTTGACCTTTTCCTGAAACAAACTCTAATGGTGCTGCACCAACATTTGAGTCTAGTTGCTCACCTGAATTTGCATCTTTTAAACTATATTCAAAACCAATTACTTTTGACATATTATTCCTTTTATTAATTTTATTTTATATTTGCTAAATTTTTAACAGCTACTTTAGCTTCTTTAGAATCTGGATAGATATCAATTAAAGAGTTATAAAAATTAGCTGCATTACTAAAATCTTTTATTTTTTCAAAAGATATAGCACTATGTAGTAGAAGCTTTGGCATGTATGAAGCTTTATCATATAACATTGCCGAAGTTTTAAAATATGAAATTGCATCATCATATTTTTTTCTGTAATACCACATTTCACCTAAATAAAAATTGCTTGTAGCAGGCTTATAGTTTTCAGCTACCAAGTGTTCGAACATTGGTATTGCTTTTGTAAAATAATCCTTCTTAAACAAGGCAATTGCTTCATCTAAGATCTCACCATTATCTTTTTGTGATAGTACCTTATTAGATTTACTCTTAGCTGTACTTTTACCACTAGTTTGAATTCCTAAAGATTTTTTTAAAGCTTCAAATTCAGCTCTAGTAATAAATTGATTCATATTTGATTTAAACTCTTTATCAGAGATATAACTATTATTTATTTTACTAACATTAGTTGATATTTTTGAAACTGCTTTTTTAAGATTTTCTAAACTTTTTGAAAAGTCTTCTTGCATTGTTAAAATTTGTGCCATTACATTTTTTAAGTCTGCAATGTCATTTGTATGTTTTTCAGATAAAGTTGAATTTTCTTCAACATTTTTAATTATTTCATTAATTTTTAATACTGAACCATTTAATTTTTGAGAATCACCTTCATAGATTGATTCCAAACCATCAATTCTTTCACTTATAGATTCTAGTGATAATTTAACATCTTTTACTTTAGAATCGATTGTTCCAAGTGTTTTTTTGTTATTTAAAATATTTTTTTCGGTAGAAGTTAATCCATAAGGATTTTTTGAATTTAAATCGCCAGCACCAAAAGCTGAAATCTCTTCAGCTTTTAAAAAAGTACTAGCGATAAAAAGAGTAATAAATAAAATTTTATACATCAATTATTATTTAACTAATTTATGTTCAGATCTTCTGTTTTTTTGCCAACAAGCAGAGTTTTTCTCAGTACAAGCTGGATTTGATTCACCAAAACTTACAACTGTTACTGCTGATTCTGAAATACCATCCATAACTAAAAAGTCTTTAACAACTTTTGCTCTTTTTAAACCTAAAGCATAATTATATTCATCAGTTCCCCACTCATCACAGTTACCTTCAACTTTGATAGTTGTACCAGCTTGAACAGCTGCTAATTTAGAAGCATTTGCTTTTGCAACTTCTTTCATATCACTTGATAAATCATATTTATCAAAAGCGAAATAGATGTTTTCAATGAAAACTTTTTCACCATTTATTGTATAATAGTATCCATTGTCAGCTTTTTCTAACAATTCATCATTTACAACCTCTTGTTGTACATTTGTTTCTTCAACATTATTTAAAGCACTCTCAGAGTTTTGTGGTGCCGGTTCATTAGTAACTTCAACTTCTTTTTGGCTACAACCAGTAAAAAGTACAGCTGCAACTAAAAAAGCGTAAATGCTTAACTTTTTCATAATTTGCTTTCCTTTAATAAATTTTGCTTAGATTTTACAAAAGTTAAACTTAATCGGCAATTACTTAAATATCAAGACTAGTTATAATTTCTTCTAATGTATCCAAAAAGTAACTGTTATGATTTACAACTTTTGCTACTCTATAGTCTTCAAAACCTTGTATTTCAGCTACTTCTTTATACTCTATATCTAATTCAAAATCAGTTTCTGAATTATCTACTGTGAAAGATATAGGATATATTAAAACTTTCTTCGATTTTTTAATTTCTTCTAATTTATCTTCTAAATATGGTCTTAACCATTCCATTGCCCCTACTCTTGACTGATAAGCAACATGTATATTTTTAAAATTTATATTCTGATTTTTTAATTCTTTTTTTGCACACTCTACATTTTTTAAAATATGCTCTTGATAAGGATCACCCTTATCTATAGTTCTTTGGGTTAAACCATGAGCAGAAAATATTAATTCAAACTCTTCTGCACTATCATCTTTTAAAGCCTCTTTTATTCGTTCAACAATTGCTTTGTTATAACTTGTATTATGATAGTAATAGTCTATAGTTTTAATTTCTGCTTTTAAGTTTGCCTTTTTTGCATATTTTCTAAAGTCTTCAATAGATGACTTTGTAGTAGTTGAAGAATAATGGGGATACATTGGAATTGCAAAGACTCTATCATAATCTTCTAATTTAGATATGACTTCACTAGCAAATGGTGGCGTATATCTCATCTCATAAAATACATCAATATTTTGTAATCTTTTTGCTAATCTTCTAACTAGTCTTTTTGTATTTCCAACTATAGGTGAGATTCCACCTAACAATTTATAATTGTTTTTTGCTTCATTTTTTCTCATACTAATAATTATAAATGATATTAAAGCTCTAATAGGTTGAGGAGCACCAATAATATATTTATCATTAAACATATTTTTTAAGAATACTTCTACTTCATCTAAATTATTGGGACCACCCATATTCATCAATACAACAGCTTTTTTCATATGTTACCTTTTTTAAAAAAGCATATATAAAAAGCTGTTTTTTTAGTAGAAATAAAATGTTAATTAATCTTGTTTTTTGGAAGACAATATTTTTTTTGTTATTTGATGCCTATACTCAAACATATTTTCTAATTCTCTTTTTATAAAAAAATCAAATAATTTTCCAAATTTTCCAAAAGGTAATTGATAAACAACTACATCTTTTAATTCAACTTGATTTCCTCTTTTAATAAAGATATGAGAATGTTCCCAGTATTTAAAAGGTGATTTTATTGCATAATCAACTAATATATTAGGAGAATCCATTTTTTTTATCTCAACTTCCCAATATGTCGGTATAAAATTTTTTATACTTTTTATTTTTAAAATAGTACCTGTTTCTACTTTTGATACTTCATTAAGTAAAATGACTTTCATATTAGAAGGTGTAATCTTTTTTAAATTATTAAGATCTAAATGAAAATCAAATAACTCTTGTAAGGAGCAGTTTAAAATAATACTTTTTTCAAATCTTTTCATGATTTATACAACCAAGTTTTCTAAACTATTTTCTATTGATGCGTATTTAAATTTAAATCCACTATCTAAGAGCTTTTGCGGTATTGCACACTGTCCATCAGTTAAAACCTTTGAACCTTCACTAAATACAAGATTTAATACAAACTCTGGAACTGTGAAAAATGTTGGTCTATGAAGAACCTTTCCTAAAGCTTTTGTTAACCCTTCATTTGTAGTTGATATTGGTGCAGTTAGATTAAATACTCCATCTAAATCTTTATTCTCATATAGGAAATTATATGCTCTTAATAAGTCTTCAATATGAATAAATGAGAAATATTGTTGTCCATCTCCAATATTTCCCCCTAAACCAAATTTAAAAGCAGGTAACATTTTACTTAAAGCACCACCATGACCCAATACAATTCCAAATCTAAAGATTGCTGTTCGTATTCCAATTTCATTGGCTTTTAATGCTTCTTTTTCCCACTCTTTACATACCTTAGCTAAAAAATCATCTGAGTATTCTGTATTTTCTTCTTTAAAACAGGCTTTATTATTATATATTCCTACAGCAGAAGTTGAAATAAATAACTCAGGTTTTACTTTTGCATTTTTCATAGCTTCAACTAAAGCTTTTGTTGTATCTATTCTACTTGTATAAAGAAGTTTTTTATATGAATCAGTCCATCTATTTATAATATTTGCTCCAGCTAAATTTATAATAAAATCTGAATTTTCTACTATATCAATAAGTTTTTTTGAATCTTTTAACTCTTCACGTTTTATTCCTCTTACCTCAAAACCTATATTTGAAAAAAAGTTTTTAAGACTTGTTCCTACAAATCCGCTTGAACCTGTTATTGCTATTGTTTTCATAATAAACTCCTTTTTTAGGTCTATTTTATTATATATCTATCCAAATAATTTAGTATATCTTTTCTGTAAGTTAATACTTAAAGTGTTCGGCTTTCTATGTATTCTCTAAATTCCTTTGCACCATCTTTTGAACTTGTAACAACATCATCAATATCTTCAAAACTAATCTCTAGTTTTGATTGTTCTACACTTTGCATTGATTTTATTTTATCCACATTTACTATATATGACCTATGTACTCTAAAAAAATTCTTATCTTTTAATATATTTTCCATATCACCAATTTTTTTTCTTAAGTAAGCATCTGCATTTTTGATTTTTATTATCACTTCATCTAAATCAGCTTTTATATAATATATATCATTAATATCTATCAAATAGATTTTATTTCCTCTTTTTGCAACAATTTTTTTTGTTTCATCAACTTTTGCATTTGTATATTTATATATTTTATCAA is a window of Halarcobacter sp. DNA encoding:
- a CDS encoding peptidylprolyl isomerase, translating into MSKVIGFEYSLKDANSGEQLDSNVGAAPLEFVSGKGQIIAGLETKLVEMAENESADVMVQPADAYGEYNEEAMQTLPKEQFAGIELAEGMTLYGQGEQGETVQVTVKSFTDSDVTIDYNHPMAGKTLMFSVTIKSLRDATEEEIQTGVVGGMAAMGGCCGGGGHGESEGGCCSSEGGHDHGHSHGGGGCGCH
- the fabD gene encoding ACP S-malonyltransferase yields the protein MKKVAFIFPGQGSQSVGMGKDFFENSDIAKEMIQKASDRLNIDFEKLLFEENDKLGLTEYTQPAILLVSSIANKIFKDKCDIQPEFVLGHSLGEFSALVAAGALDYLDAIELVHKRGQFMTEACSDGGAGMMALVGIDDKVAEDICEAQRKEGKQIWPANYNQDGQLVLAGIKADLENSVDIFKEAGAKRAIVLDMSVASHCELLTSAVENLRPYLDEYLKDEFLPVISNVTAEQYTTKDEAIELLSSQLTSPVKYKQSVAANAQNVDTFIEFGNGVVLKGLNRKICKGTPTLNVSDMASLEKVIEEVNA
- a CDS encoding LytTR family DNA-binding domain-containing protein, with amino-acid sequence MKVLIVDDEKLALSRLKRLLTEQGIDDIVECDSPIKAITEVAKQKIDIAFLDISMPSMSGLELANNLLDINPNIFIVFQTAYEEYALEAFESGGMGYILKPISSESIKRSLDKIYKYTNAKVDETKKIVAKRGNKIYLIDINDIYYIKADLDEVIIKIKNADAYLRKKIGDMENILKDKNFFRVHRSYIVNVDKIKSMQSVEQSKLEISFEDIDDVVTSSKDGAKEFREYIESRTL
- a CDS encoding SRPBCC family protein, whose translation is MKRFEKSIILNCSLQELFDFHLDLNNLKKITPSNMKVILLNEVSKVETGTILKIKSIKNFIPTYWEVEIKKMDSPNILVDYAIKSPFKYWEHSHIFIKRGNQVELKDVVVYQLPFGKFGKLFDFFIKRELENMFEYRHQITKKILSSKKQD
- a CDS encoding TIGR01777 family oxidoreductase codes for the protein MKTIAITGSSGFVGTSLKNFFSNIGFEVRGIKREELKDSKKLIDIVENSDFIINLAGANIINRWTDSYKKLLYTSRIDTTKALVEAMKNAKVKPELFISTSAVGIYNNKACFKEENTEYSDDFLAKVCKEWEKEALKANEIGIRTAIFRFGIVLGHGGALSKMLPAFKFGLGGNIGDGQQYFSFIHIEDLLRAYNFLYENKDLDGVFNLTAPISTTNEGLTKALGKVLHRPTFFTVPEFVLNLVFSEGSKVLTDGQCAIPQKLLDSGFKFKYASIENSLENLVV
- a CDS encoding OmpA family protein, whose translation is MKKLSIYAFLVAAVLFTGCSQKEVEVTNEPAPQNSESALNNVEETNVQQEVVNDELLEKADNGYYYTINGEKVFIENIYFAFDKYDLSSDMKEVAKANASKLAAVQAGTTIKVEGNCDEWGTDEYNYALGLKRAKVVKDFLVMDGISESAVTVVSFGESNPACTEKNSACWQKNRRSEHKLVK
- the hemH gene encoding ferrochelatase → MKKAVVLMNMGGPNNLDEVEVFLKNMFNDKYIIGAPQPIRALISFIIISMRKNEAKNNYKLLGGISPIVGNTKRLVRRLAKRLQNIDVFYEMRYTPPFASEVISKLEDYDRVFAIPMYPHYSSTTTKSSIEDFRKYAKKANLKAEIKTIDYYYHNTSYNKAIVERIKEALKDDSAEEFELIFSAHGLTQRTIDKGDPYQEHILKNVECAKKELKNQNINFKNIHVAYQSRVGAMEWLRPYLEDKLEEIKKSKKVLIYPISFTVDNSETDFELDIEYKEVAEIQGFEDYRVAKVVNHNSYFLDTLEEIITSLDI
- a CDS encoding tetratricopeptide repeat protein — protein: MYKILFITLFIASTFLKAEEISAFGAGDLNSKNPYGLTSTEKNILNNKKTLGTIDSKVKDVKLSLESISERIDGLESIYEGDSQKLNGSVLKINEIIKNVEENSTLSEKHTNDIADLKNVMAQILTMQEDFSKSLENLKKAVSKISTNVSKINNSYISDKEFKSNMNQFITRAEFEALKKSLGIQTSGKSTAKSKSNKVLSQKDNGEILDEAIALFKKDYFTKAIPMFEHLVAENYKPATSNFYLGEMWYYRKKYDDAISYFKTSAMLYDKASYMPKLLLHSAISFEKIKDFSNAANFYNSLIDIYPDSKEAKVAVKNLANIK